Proteins co-encoded in one Cytobacillus sp. NJ13 genomic window:
- a CDS encoding NAD(P)-binding domain-containing protein codes for MKIGLAGIGKLGTAMMTHWHKSNLPIGIYHPDRSKAEQFAEKFPNGRPLTDDELKQVDMILLALPAGKVISFMESMFPEETSIAFINMATALPTKSIRERFPSCKVYGLKYMGHSRDLMENGKGLFISEDQLPDPIMDLIKPLGEIVKDSEERLVEVNKLATFFAVKTAVEIENEFIRKSYPPAYINRALASLAPEVIRSYSEGTLGHFAQEIVKEIQESTKKAAD; via the coding sequence ATGAAAATAGGTTTAGCAGGGATTGGAAAATTGGGGACTGCCATGATGACTCACTGGCATAAATCAAACCTTCCAATCGGCATTTATCATCCTGACAGGTCAAAGGCAGAACAATTTGCTGAGAAGTTCCCTAACGGACGCCCTTTAACTGATGACGAGCTGAAACAAGTGGATATGATTCTGCTCGCTTTGCCGGCCGGAAAGGTGATTTCTTTTATGGAAAGTATGTTTCCTGAGGAGACTTCTATTGCTTTCATCAACATGGCGACTGCGCTTCCAACGAAAAGTATTAGAGAAAGATTCCCTTCCTGCAAGGTATACGGATTAAAGTATATGGGTCATTCGAGAGATTTAATGGAGAATGGAAAGGGATTGTTTATTTCAGAGGACCAGCTGCCAGATCCGATAATGGACCTTATCAAGCCATTGGGGGAAATCGTAAAGGACAGTGAAGAAAGATTAGTAGAAGTAAACAAACTGGCTACATTCTTTGCTGTAAAGACAGCCGTCGAAATCGAGAATGAGTTTATCCGCAAAAGTTATCCGCCAGCTTATATCAATAGAGCTCTCGCCTCCCTGGCACCTGAAGTTATCCGCTCTTACAGTGAAGGCACCTTGGGGCATTTTGCACAGGAGATTGTCAAAGAAATACAGGAATCCACTAAAAAAGCTGCTGATTAA
- the nadX gene encoding aspartate dehydrogenase, with protein MLKAGIIGYGTLGKTIAELIEAGHAGDVELKSVLVRRIKSADHADKQTFTLTSDEAEFFNGDLDIIIEAAGHQALHMFGEKVLANGSHLVVLSVGALGDTGFYEQLQTVANQENRQIFIPSAAIAGLDRIAAGALGEIEDITLITRKHPRSWKGTIAEEKVDLHTLTEPFCIYEGNARESSKLFPQSVNVSAALSLAGIGFEDTKVKVYADPTIQSNTHTIKAKGYFGEVEISVSNVPYEENPKSSPIVAMSVAKVLKNLTSPIVIGV; from the coding sequence ATGCTTAAAGCTGGAATCATCGGTTATGGAACGCTGGGGAAAACGATTGCAGAATTAATTGAAGCCGGCCATGCCGGCGACGTGGAGTTAAAGTCTGTGCTGGTTAGAAGAATAAAGAGTGCAGATCATGCTGACAAACAAACATTTACTCTTACGTCAGATGAAGCAGAATTTTTTAATGGGGATTTAGATATTATCATAGAGGCAGCGGGTCATCAGGCTTTACATATGTTCGGGGAGAAAGTGCTGGCAAATGGAAGCCATCTTGTAGTGCTTTCCGTTGGAGCATTGGGAGACACCGGTTTTTATGAACAGCTGCAGACTGTGGCCAATCAGGAGAACCGGCAGATCTTTATCCCGTCTGCAGCTATCGCCGGCCTGGACCGGATTGCAGCAGGTGCATTGGGAGAAATTGAAGATATTACCTTAATTACAAGAAAGCATCCGCGAAGCTGGAAAGGTACTATAGCGGAAGAAAAAGTGGATTTACATACGCTGACTGAACCATTTTGTATATACGAAGGGAATGCACGGGAGTCATCCAAGCTGTTTCCGCAGAGCGTGAATGTTTCAGCGGCCCTCAGCCTTGCAGGAATCGGCTTTGAAGATACAAAAGTAAAAGTTTATGCTGATCCAACGATCCAATCGAACACACATACAATCAAGGCAAAAGGTTATTTTGGCGAGGTGGAGATATCCGTCTCGAATGTTCCTTATGAGGAAAATCCAAAATCCAGTCCAATTGTCGCCATGAGTGTAGCCAAGGTTTTAAAGAATTTAACCTCCCCTATCGTGATTGGAGTATAA
- a CDS encoding 2Fe-2S iron-sulfur cluster-binding protein translates to MPKVTLHVDGEIVEKQVKDNANLVVLAGIRQFPELKYGCGMGRCTKCTCIVLNGGDDLAPPNWKEEKMLGDKVKEGYRLTCQMTIQNDIEISQDNISVKPPKKTTAAITK, encoded by the coding sequence ATGCCGAAGGTTACGCTTCATGTGGATGGGGAGATTGTGGAAAAGCAGGTAAAGGATAATGCCAATTTGGTGGTCCTGGCAGGGATCCGCCAGTTTCCGGAATTAAAATATGGATGCGGCATGGGAAGATGCACAAAATGTACGTGCATTGTTTTAAATGGGGGAGATGATCTCGCACCGCCAAATTGGAAGGAAGAAAAAATGCTTGGCGACAAAGTGAAAGAAGGGTACCGGTTAACCTGTCAAATGACCATCCAAAACGACATTGAAATATCCCAGGACAACATCTCTGTAAAACCTCCCAAGAAGACAACTGCAGCTATTACGAAATAG
- a CDS encoding creatininase family protein, with product MNCYDLTKMTWKEVEKSLETVEFAIIPVGAHEQHGPHMAESCDAVLAERMAIKLGQRMFPYAIVTPCVNMGVSEHHIHFPGTITLQPSTLIAVLTDMVSSLKQHDIKKFLFLNSHGGNQSALNLAAMTITKELEVEVYYAKTTASAKESIGKYVKSPLFGHSCEREVSEALYLAPELVREDLLEKGEIKQGGRWERLRPGKAVQGFYFYEEMTGNGCIGDGRKGSREIGEQIVEEALDHLAEELSELLDLKEELLY from the coding sequence ATGAATTGTTATGATCTTACCAAGATGACATGGAAGGAAGTCGAGAAATCACTAGAAACAGTAGAGTTTGCCATAATTCCTGTCGGAGCACATGAGCAGCATGGTCCACATATGGCGGAAAGCTGTGATGCGGTGCTTGCGGAGAGAATGGCTATTAAACTGGGGCAGAGAATGTTTCCATATGCTATTGTGACGCCGTGTGTTAACATGGGGGTTTCCGAGCATCATATCCATTTCCCCGGAACAATTACACTCCAGCCTTCTACTTTGATTGCTGTTCTTACAGACATGGTTTCCTCACTGAAACAGCATGACATCAAGAAGTTTTTATTTTTGAATTCACATGGCGGAAACCAATCTGCACTGAATCTGGCAGCCATGACCATCACAAAGGAATTGGAAGTAGAAGTCTACTATGCTAAGACAACTGCATCTGCCAAGGAATCTATCGGGAAATATGTAAAATCTCCTTTATTTGGCCACAGCTGTGAACGTGAAGTGTCTGAAGCTCTTTATCTTGCTCCTGAACTGGTAAGAGAGGACCTCTTGGAAAAAGGAGAAATCAAGCAAGGCGGCAGATGGGAAAGACTCCGGCCGGGTAAAGCTGTCCAGGGATTTTATTTCTATGAAGAAATGACTGGAAACGGCTGTATCGGTGATGGACGGAAAGGGAGCAGGGAAATCGGAGAGCAGATCGTTGAAGAAGCCTTGGATCATCTTGCTGAAGAACTTTCCGAGCTGCTTGATCTGAAAGAGGAGCTGCTTTATTAA
- a CDS encoding GntR family transcriptional regulator — MGNNWTEDNLISIRERVYLHIKDLILDGEFKAGDRLVERELAERLNISRTPIREALFRLESQGFVKTVPRKGVIVADISEKEIIEVFTILSSLEVLAAKLAVQKLDKEMESKFTDSIRKVEEYLNNPEEDASELHRELNHLLYSSAKNVKLYEMLSGLSDYIRAFAKIGHKNPGRAKQSMEEHLKIMEAIVNKEMEMAEYLTKIHIENSKKAYIEAVQQSEKKN; from the coding sequence ATGGGGAATAACTGGACGGAAGATAATCTGATCTCGATACGCGAGAGGGTTTATCTGCATATTAAGGATCTTATTTTGGACGGAGAATTTAAAGCGGGAGACCGGCTGGTGGAACGAGAACTTGCTGAGAGATTAAACATCAGCAGGACACCCATTCGGGAAGCGCTGTTCCGCCTGGAATCCCAGGGATTTGTTAAGACAGTCCCAAGAAAAGGCGTAATTGTTGCCGATATTTCCGAAAAGGAAATTATCGAAGTGTTTACCATTTTATCATCACTTGAGGTTCTGGCAGCAAAATTGGCTGTTCAAAAGCTGGATAAAGAAATGGAAAGCAAATTCACTGACAGCATAAGAAAGGTCGAGGAATACCTGAACAATCCTGAAGAGGATGCTTCTGAATTACATAGGGAGCTCAATCATCTCCTATATAGCTCTGCCAAAAATGTGAAGCTTTATGAGATGCTGAGCGGATTATCCGATTACATTCGCGCATTTGCTAAAATTGGGCATAAAAATCCTGGCAGGGCAAAGCAGTCAATGGAGGAGCATTTAAAAATCATGGAAGCCATCGTTAATAAAGAAATGGAAATGGCTGAATATCTGACCAAAATACATATTGAAAACTCCAAAAAAGCATATATTGAAGCGGTGCAGCAAAGTGAAAAGAAAAATTAA